A window of the Pungitius pungitius chromosome 3, fPunPun2.1, whole genome shotgun sequence genome harbors these coding sequences:
- the ndfip2 gene encoding NEDD4 family-interacting protein 2 — MDPASRYRVLHNEEDSPEASTSEEQPCTSAAAQASMSSQDQLGPAASGTQEEADAPPPPYASIEQGATAAAPETSYRVDFPVPPPYSVATSLPTYDEAEKAKAAAMATAAVEVMPRDDEFPAREDFSDADQLRVGNDGIFMLAFFMAFLFNWIGFCLSFCLTNTIAGRYGAICGFGLSLIKWILIVRFSDYFTGYFNGQYWLWWIFLLLGLLLFFRGFVNYLKVRNMSENMATTHRTRLFFLY; from the exons ATGGACCCAGCCAGCCGGTACCGAGTG TTGCACAACGAGGAGGACTCTCCGGAGGCCTCCACCAGCGAAGAGCAGCCGTGCACTTCTGCCGCTGCCCAGGCCAGTATGTCCAGCCAGGACCAACTCGGCCCGGCGGCGTCTGGCACTCAGGAGGAGGCGGATGCACCTCCGCCGCCTTACGCCTCCATTGAACAGGGAGCGACTGCTGCAGCGCCAG AGACTAGTTACCGAGTGGACTTCCCGGTACCCCCGCCGTACAGCGTCGCCACCTCGCTGCCCACATATGATGAGGCGGAGAAGGCCAAGGCGGCCGCCATGGCGACCGCCGCCGTGGAGGTGATGCCACGg gATGACGAATTCCCTGCCCGGGAGGATTTCAGCGACGCTGATCAGCTGCGCGTCGGCAACGATGGAATCTTCATGTTGGCCTTTTTCA TGGCCTTCCTGTTCAACTGGATCGGGTTCTGCCTGTCCTTCTGTCTGACCAATACCATCGCGGGACGCTACGGCGCCATCTGTGGCTTCGGCCTGTCCCTCATCAAGTGGATTCTGATTGTCAGG TTCTCAGACTACTTCACTGGATACTTCAATGGTCAATACTGGCTGTGGTGGATCTTCCTGTTGCTCG GTCTGCTGCTGTTCTTCAGGGGTTTCGTGAACTATCTTAAAGTGCGCAACATGTCGGAGAACATGGCCACGACTCACAGAAcgcgcctcttcttcctctactAA